The Ziziphus jujuba cultivar Dongzao chromosome 1, ASM3175591v1 genome segment aaaaaaagtagttattataacaaaaagaaaaaaaaaatagaaaggtaAATCTAACAGTGTAAAATGAAACTCAAAAAACGGCTTTAGGCACCTAAGGTAAGGTAGGCACTACTCATGAGTCATATCCCCACGGTCGGTTAAAAGATTGGAAGTTTCAAACTAAATGATGAATCAATTATAGACGTTCGTACcatcttcaataataaatattattttattattattatttttaaaattaatatgacataaatttttaatagtaaatattgctatcaatgcaaaaaaaatgcatttttttataatgatacatattaaaaaatgatatagttaaattacaaatattattgGCTAATTatcagatttatttttattagctgaaaagtaaaatttataataatttaaatatgaagttaaaaaatattaaatagcgGTTGACCTCGTTACAGTAGAATCCACTACTAAAATTTGGTAATTAGTAATTACAATTACCAAATTTTGTAATGTATCATTAGAGAAGACctatatcaaaatttaacatTTCAATGACAAAATGAATGCCATTAGAGATgctgaatgtttttttttttttttttttttgaataacctTATCcaaatgttaatttatttttttggggataaattccactaatgaatatatatatatatatatatattatatcatatcaTGTTTCATTTTGTTATTAGTTAGTCAATGAATATATATTGAACCTAGATTGTTTCGagggataaattaaatatcttcaAATAAAATCTTGCTCCAAATTCAGGAGTATATACGAAACtggtctttaaatatttttaactttttgctcAAATAATGATTGATTGCTTTGAGATGTCCTTGTCAGATaatataatagtaaaaataataatttcttcgAATAATAACTCTCTCGAATTCCCACCTCTAAtatgtattcatatatatatatatacagatttgattattttaaagtGTCCTTGATGGAAAAtctaatactaaaaataattatcttcGCAGATAATAAGCCCTTTTCAAATTCCCTTCCCCCTCCCCCTCtctaatatatacaattttgttaAGCCAAACGGTGAGTTTCACATCTTGCCTTAAACCACGCACCATCGTTAACAAAGAGCTTACATCCTGCCTTAAATCCCAAAGAGCTTAAAAGTTGAACCAAAGAGCTTAAGAAACCCCAAATAGAAAGGTACCAATTTTAAGTAAAACTAGTGGAATAGAAGATTCAAAGTTGATGATGGAGATAGAGATGGTCCTGATTCGAAGGTGTAGAGGTGTTACTGTGGGTCAGCACACTCGGGATCATCGTCACTTCCTCTTGCAGTCAAAGATTCTGTGGAAACTTCCAGAACTGAATTGCAGTTAAAGTCGGACAATTTCAGAGAGAAGAGCAAAATGTTTCACAAAATCGTGTTATTTTTCACCTTTTTCTGGAGAGTGGAAGATAGGGATCGGTATTTTGCTGATCGTGCTTTCTAAAGGACGAAGAAGAAAGCGTTCTATAAGGGACTTTGGAATTTTTAGCGCAAAAATAAGGCAAACAAAGAGCGCACCgtttatttcaaaaaacaaaaaagagcgCACCGTTCAAACAAAAACGTAaacacatttaatatatatatatatatatatatatatatatatatatataaggaaaaaaCACACCGTTTTATTAAAAGGGTGTTAAAAACTGGCCTATAGCAATTTCTGTTaggtgcttttttctttttttcttttttttttttttttttttttaaatcaacgaCAGCCGCTCTCTCCTGCggaactgtatatatattttaggaaaatatatataaagcttagtacgaaaatatatataaagcttaGGACTCGACATTATCAATAGTTAGAAAATATCAATCTATTTTTCCAAGACttcaccaaaaattttaaaaactatcgCTTAGGACCTTGAAATTAAcaatagttagaaaaaaacatttatttcatattcgtttttttaatcattttattgaTAGCAATGTTATTATAAGATGAAAAGTATGGGTCGGTTTTACGCACCTTTCATGTAGATGCAGATtcatcccccaaaaaaaaaaaaaataaataaataatgtaaatgcGGTAAAAAACGAATTTcatcattaaaaaagaaattaataaaataaccaCATCCCTCTCCTAAACAATTATGTATAGGTTCTATAGCactacattataatatatatcactGTTCATTTAATTGTTACAAATATCtaagataatataataacatttttttaaaaaaaaaaagataatataataattcCAGACTTTATTCTAATATCTCAAATCCATTTTCAGTTTAGAATTTTGAATTCACAATCTTCCAAATATTTGGAATCTACAATTTTCTAATAGTAAATATAAATGTTTAGCAATTAAActaactataatataataaagataaattggCCAATTTAACAtctatattcaaaaataaataaataatgaattgaTGTTTAAGTTCTTAAGAAGTGCATAATTTAAAGGAATTCGTGATCATGGATTCATAAATGCAAATATAATCATAACATTGCTGACGCATATACAGCGTTGTCATCTatagttttaaaatgtaattcaaATCGCAATGCAAGTTGGGAAAATGTGTCctcttttttcttaatcaaattgcCAAGCATTTCTGATTGATTTTTTCACATgaaaaacttaaattattattaggaATACTGATAGTGTTGCATTCCTAATTATATCCAATTTTGCATAttgtattataaataaatttttttttttagtattttatgttttgaaCTAGcgaatacaattaaatataatatgtgatAGATGTATTTTTTTCATCCATTATTAACATGTAATAGTGTAGACAATTTCTTCTTGAATACACAggatcttttaattaatttttacttgaTAGATCTGCGTATAGGCATACCAGATcacaaaaaaaacgaaaaacttAATCTGAAAAACATTCTAAAAACCTTacagtttctgtttttctatCAAGGTGcttgattttatcattaaaattctcaatttctaaaaaataatatataaaatcttataTAACTGAAGATTAGTAAACGATGTATTTATAGACTACTAATCCTAATTCTCGTAAGATTTCATAACATCTTGAACCAAATTAATATCGTTTTTGTATCTTAACAACCAGCTAAATTGGCTCTATAATTTAATAAGGTAGTTTGAGAATTCTATAgtctattattaattaaagcTTATGATCAATGGATTAACATGCTCCAAAAGCATACTAACCAAAATTTTTTACTGTAGTGGTAACGTGCTCCATGAGCAAGCTAACCAAAAATTTGCACTGTGGTGGTtcgttttgcatttttttaatcaaaaagttGACAGAAGTAGTGCGTGATTATCGCTTGAGTTTAGCACAAAGTGCAAGTTCGAGGACTGGTCCTGTCATAAGGAAAGTTAGCGGATTTGCTGGTCTGGGAATTTGGTGCCGCCTCGTTTTCATTGTGAAATATGTTGTTTTCGTGATTGGATTGTGGCTTTTCAATGGGTTTTCCAATGACATAGTCCCATGGAATCAGAAAcccaaagagagaagaaaaatgaagtgaagaattaaaaataaaggtcAAAAGTTCAAAGggtgattaaaaaataaataaaaaaaaggggaaaagtgTACAAATTTAGACCATTAGGAGGGAGAAGACGAAGGGAGAAgataaatttagtaattaaagctgaagaaagaatttttagacacaaaaaataaaataaaatactcagCACAGTCGATTTATCACAAAATGATCAGCTCATGAATTCCCTGAAATGCAATTCCAAGGGAAGTCTAAAGCAAAAGAGAAAAGCAAAATTATAGTTGAAGAAGAGAAGGAAATGATGGTGGGAAGCAATTGCAAGGGGAAAACCCAATAAAAATTCTCCAACGAGAAGGAAAGAGTgagaggtttaaaaaaaaaaaaaaaatgaaaacaaaaataaagaagagaagagaagtaAAAGCAAGGAAAAGATAATTAGCAGAGACCGCAAGGAAGAAACCAAGGGCCTCCTTTTTTCTGCTTTATATaagcttttcttttatgtttttgctTTTGGTTTCGTGGCAATATCACTTTTATCTTGGGGGAAGAGTCTGTTGGACTCACTCTGTTTGTTCTATTTCTTCTGCCtaataaaataagtaataatataatatttttgaggGGTGGAGATGACAGAAGAAGAGGGAATATTGGAAAGAGTAAAGCAGAGCATAGTGGAAAGCTTCGGAGAGAGAACAGAGACAGTCAGATAATAAGCTCATTATGTTCTACTTTTTTCCCTGTAAAAATAACTGAAGAAATTGTTTGCAAAAAGGCCCATTTTGCTTTCTGTACTAAAATTACGTGCTAATCGTGTGCTATTTCGGTTAAAGTTTTTACAGAAAATGCAAAAGAATCTATGATGTAAGTTTTGAGTAATTCAAGATGTAAAatgttaaggaaaaaaatatatatatacatatatgatacaAGCTACAATATCCAATAATTTGAAACGCAATAATGtcgataatattatttttgttgctgttgttggtgaaattttttttcttattattatttattgtttttgaagATAATTCATTGACAACTACTTACGTCACTAGCTCTGTGTACTTTAAGTCAGTCTCCCAACGTAAAGAgaagcataaaaaattataaaacaaatactTTATAGTAGGACCGATAtagattggattttttttttcttttttttttcttttggctaaAAGTAGAGATTGGAATCTTTAGACAATATTATCCTcgaattttaatcaaaattctGTCTCACGCAtctagatcttttttttttatgctcttTATTCCGTCTccatctcttttttcttttttttttttttttttttttttttttttttggtgggaatTAGTAGTCAAGAACAAACCGAAAGGGAGggtttcattttcattatatagcGGATTAGTGGTGATGAATTGCTAGTTAAGCTGATAACCACTCACTCACCGGAACTGACTATTCTTTGTGAAGATGAGTAGTGAACCTTCTCTCTCGcattttactaaatttaattttctcctCTACTTCTTCCTTTGGCTGCTGAGTTCCCAACTGATCAAGTTTCAGGTTGTCGCTCAGCCCTtgaatgatgatgatggtaCGTACTAATTGATATTTAGTTTTGATCATGGAATATAAATGAGTGTAATTACGTGTAGCTGTTGGATTATATATGTTTGACATAACGTATAATTCACctgttttaaataattatattcatttatttttatacaaaaaactaaaaaatcaaaaatatttcgGTCTAAACTGGACGACATGgttatgatattaaaaaattaatgcttTAAATTCAACGCTTAAtgtactttaattttttttttttgggtaaaaaaatttttagagGTCAGTgacaataaaataatgtttgCCATGCATGCAGTGTCAGCTTCGGGCATAATAgcagaaaagttggatttgAAACCACTACCAGATTTTGATGAGGACCAATATTGCAACAACACTGCCGCTGCTTATGAAGCGGGCGTGTATTGCGACTGCAGCTACAACAGCTCCACCCTTTGCCACATCGTTGCCATGTATATAATACAtgcatgcatataaatattagaCATAGAGGGTCCCGTGGAAAATATGTATTCCAATTATAGTACCTGCTATAAGTGATACTTTAATAAATACTTTAAAACTGAAAATTCAATTGAAAAAGTTGAAACCTTTAACAATTAGCATTTATTCATATCTAAATTTAAtcgttattttcaaaataatttttgaaaatccaaatctatataatacatatatatatatatatatatatagagagagagagagagagagagagtatttgttagttttttcatttatttacccAGTAACCCTTCGTTAATTAATTAGCATTTGATTAttcatcattttcctttttgtcaTGTACGCAGTTCGCTGAGCAATAGAGGCTTGACCGGAATAATTCCTGCTGAACTGGCCAACCTTACGTATCTAGAAAGACTGTATGTATATACTACGTTGATTTCTTTTGGCttcttataatattaaattatcaaaagCAATATTGTTTGACTGAAGTTACAAATCTACTATTAAATTGTCATGTTTTGAAAGTACTAAGAATAATTGATGTTAtcgaaatttaaatttaagttatataaatatattctcaattttaaaattgtcatTCCATATTAATCTGTATAAAAatcatttatgattattaattaaatattttattagtttagtttttctctaaaataattaatttttaaaagaaaattttacattttataacatttagttttgtttctttctataaatACGACTTTATTTACTCGatgttataaactttttttgggataacttttgtttttgtttcatttcatGAACACCAATATGTTGTTTATAAACCACTATTTGGCATAACTTTCCTTTTATTGCTTATTATTTTCTAAGAAGAGATTATTATTACAGTCCTTTGGTTTGAAGAGTTTCTCtattccatggaaatttcaaaagatTTTTTACTTGGatctttataatttaaaatctcttttggaatcttttttctCTATGACCCTAATCGTGGAATTTTGTTTAAATCTTAGAATAGAATCTTCATGATTAAAAGTCTTTTTTGAAGAATCTTTGAAAATCTTTTAGGATCTTAGTCTTATGTCTTTCCTAATTTGCTTCGCATCTTAGTTTGgtgaaaatatttcatatttttggttgttttcttCATAAAAGGTCTCTTCCACCTATGTCtaagaaaattcaaattaaaggtTTATTTGATTCATGAAATTTTAccatgtttaaatttaaatttattgtcacatgctaaaaatatataactaactataaaatttaacatttaattaatttttatcaaatttgaacatTGGCTAAACCTTGattttaagtaaatatttttaccaaatatataaataaaaattatcaattttttattttttatttttataaataactatTTACCTAAGTATGATTTGAAGACCttaaactatattttatatctAACAATATACATAAGGTCAAATAAGGTTGATTTAGTTAGTATATCTTTTATATCGATATGTATAAAGTTGTAGATTCGGATTTTACTATATTTCACAAACTCTTATAGTCCtccaaaacaattttaaaattcaactgTTGAAGTaatttaataactaataataCAAAGATTGATGGAAAAATATCATGATACTTTTGATAGGAAAATgactaaatataaatttatatatgtttattgtatataaaatattgagATGATGACTATAAAATATCATGAAAGAGTAATAAACTTggagaatttaattaatacccatttttatattaatttaaaaaaaaacactagtacCTATTTTTGAAGGTCCTCAATTAAAGATCTAGTCAGGCTTATATTTAATGTATTATccaaatgtacatatatataataattatatatttcgtCGATCTGCAGCGATCTTTCTAACAACAAACTTCATGGTGAAATACCTGATGAGTTGGGAACTTTGAAGTTTCTCTACATTATGTAAGTGCGTAATTtagtataagaaaattaaatttattgttaaagacgaaaataaaataattaattgattggaaaaCTAAAATGCTGACGGAATTTTATGCACTTCCAGAGatctttcaaataaccaattgaCTGGGGAAATTCCACGTAGTCTTGGGAATTTGAATCCTTatgtgatgcgaatccacccgagactgctcgaccaacaacccgttggggtgctgacccaatacaaatgaaggtgagaccgatcactagggcccaagccaagaggttcaaggacaatcttgctgtcttcatacaaggaataagtcatagccaagaggggttggccacatctaaagaaccaaggcctgttttactcatacaagcaatagaagccaaaacagggtcgggtgacgtttttggtgctaataaggaggccgggttgtatgaattggaaccccatctttatgggttcaattcatatggaggatgagtcatagaaaccagccaaagcagcttcaaagccgaccaacaaggtggtttgcgcacaaggagaaggaaaggccggatttgctgtattctttgcgggttttactgtattttactgtattaaccttttctcatacttccaagcaagggcaacatggggaacttcacaataagcttatttggcatcctacaaagcatattgaagctgatttggagctcaatttggtcaaagaatagtcaaagtcaaattagtcaaaaagctagtattatagtttcctaattttattgtactttttgttttaggaaactacctttactttttaattttatttatttattttctggataaataagtttaggaaagtttttattttattattttcattgtaaattaattaattcctaaattcaaaataaaggaattaattaatccaaattagtttaggaataggaaagtttcggccaaggtagaattcttctttgtgtggccggtttttcctagggtttttagggtttattttgtttctttcaaagcctatttaaaggcttatttttcattaataaaaaaaacttttagctttgatttgattaagaaaatacttgtgagattaattatctctttgttctttgagaacacctaaagcaccattagagaattggttgttttagcttgacttatcaataggttttccatcccctattgtggcgtcttcattataccaaggtttctaaccacaggttggttaggggttgaggtccattccattagaccttgaacttaattaaagatccgggctaatataatacgggtttaggagcaggtcgtcctaggttcgtatcatttggtatcagagctaaattttgttcaggtttgatctatctttatttgctttatttgcttttgtgttattctacaattttagcattaggttaaggttgcatccatcctatacacgttcagcatcttaaaaaaaaaaaaaaaaaaattcattcctagttgaattaggatttcctagttttatcgtatttttgtttcctagtttgttggttgtcttttatcattgttcttgttaatttggtttttgttgatttttctttgctgttttagtcttaaatatttgcgttcatatattcaaaaaaaaaaaaaaaaagaaaacaagaaaaaaaaaaaaagaagtttgcggcaacatttaaaaaaaaaaaaaaaactgcacattttgtttatttggaggtcacgggtttggtgtttgttttggagttggaattgcaattttggtaattattcttgctactgcagttgtttatgttctgtgagtgaaaaaaaaaaaaagaaaaaaaagaaggtaaagccgaataaaaaaaaaaaaaagaagaagaaaaaaaagtatttcggtttgttggagtttgatttgtttgctggaaatttgttggagctgctggttttttttatttattatttattcaatatttgagttgctggagaattatttttgctgctggatatttggattttgggtgcttaaattatttggattaaaattagttaaaggaattgatacaaaacttgaattacaaagaacaacaaccaacaacttttctatatttttgttctctttgattcttgttcttATTTGAACttatttttctggaattttattcttgaactcataatctactaccatctggtgcagttttcaaaaattccaacgttttcccattattttgtgttttcttgtctagaaagccgaaaaattaggatttgttggattctttcggtattgcctactttttgctactgctttgttgataagtttaactaaaacatactagtgatctaatttatgttttgtgggtgttttaattagaactttgagataattcattgagtggaaaaaggcaagagtgtgtgagcttaaaagagggtaaaagccgaaactagtgtgcaaacacgagtgtcgagaccttgtttgagtgaaacacgtgagggagtgaatattgtgaggatttattttatttttgcagtattttactaacatggcagattctagaataagaagaggggatccacccttgaggatcaatgaggaagagtccgtagcattccatggcgatgaccgagctaccgggagtggagaccaagtggacatgagagctattttggaatcaatacagcgggttagtgcttaatttgagcatgtaaatcaaagagtgggaagactagaagcctcacaaggaaggccgaatacaagaaataggcaagaattccatggaggacgaggccgaggacgaggaggtcgtgagaggtcgagagaggaatttgatgaggagccattcgacggcgactttgaggaaggtatggacgaaacctttgctgtccaagatagagctggccatggtagatataggagggaagatacagatgaagatttgggaaatatcaaggttaatatcccaccttttatgggtaaaagtgatcccgaagcttatttggagtgggaagagaaaatggagatgatttttgactgccacaactattcggaaggtaagaaggtgaagttggcagcaatggagtttggccattatgcactccaatggtggataaatgagcaaagcacccgaaggagagttggtgatgacttaattacaacatggcgacaaatgaaaggagccatgaggaagcagtttgtgccatcccattaccaaaggttgctgcatcaaaggcttcaatctttgtctcaaggaagtaggtctgtggaggattattacaaagagatggagatgctaatgatgaggttaaacatgagggaggatagggaggcaacaatggcaagatttcttggagggttaaaccgagacattgccaaccaacttgaattacaacaatacttggaattggaggagatgttgcatgtagccattaagcttgagaaccaattcaagaggaggggtgttagtacacggtttggaggagtttctagcagtggaaggacaagttcaagtggctggaaaaacaattccacttatgaaaacaagttgaggccgaaattaggagaagaatctaccaaccggccaagaagggaggtcaataccgaatctgtccaagcgcttagaggtgagataaaatctgatcctaaacctcaaaaatctagagaaataatttgttttaagtgccaaggaagaggacacatatccagccaatgcccaaatagaagaatcatggtattaaagggcgatggtgagctggaatccgcaagtgaagaaagtggggctgaaaccgagcaagaggaggcttgtaatgaagatgaaaccgaacctgtagatacatctaatgccgagttaagcttggtttcaaggagagtacttgctgtctacaaggatgaagagcagatacaaagggaaaacatcttccacactcgctgcgaaatacaaggtaaaatttgtagcatgattatagatagtgggagttgtactaatgtgataagtaatcttgtagttgataaattaggcttgaaaacaattaaacatccagaaccttatagattacaatggcttaatgatagtggtgagatgaaagtaaacaaacaagccaaagtaaaatttaatataggtagatatgaggatgtagttttatgtgatattgtgcctatgattgccggacatatactattaggtagaccatggcaatttgataaagatgctactcattttggtcgagaaaatagtattgttttcaggtttaaagggaagaagatcaagctggaaccattatctcctaaagaggtttacaaggaccaattacaaatgcaacaaaggagagaagccgaaaagctcaaggaaaaagcaagcatagcaccaacggcttcaccatccattcaagaaggtaagattgaggttgctgaccaaggtaagggttctaaggttcatattgagtggaaagaccaagaaaaagctgagagagaggtgagaaaagagagcaaacccgagagcataaaaaaactagaaatttccgccaatgagagccaaaccgaggaaggaaaaagaaaagaaagaaaagagaggaaaaaccagaatttttatttgagtttaggggatattaataaggttattgagtgtaagaaacctttgctggtcatgctttacaaagaaaattattttaatgatcaaactaattttgaagaacttgaattgccaagttcaatgatttctcttttgaaggaatttggagatgtcttcccaagtgaaattccaagtggactaccacctattcgagggatagaacatcaaattgactttgttccaggggctgccataccaaatagaccagcttataggagcaatcccgaagaaacaaaggagctgcaaaaacaggtaagtgatttgcttgataaagggtatattcgtgagagtttaagtccatgtgctgttcctattttgttggtacctaaaaaggatggttcttggagaatgtgtgttgattgtagggctataaataattttatcatcaaatatagacatcccattcctagattagatgatatgcttgatgagttgcatggtgcttgcatgtttacaaaaattgatcttaggagtggttatcaccaaattaggatgaaagaaggtgatgaatggaaaaccgcattcaaaactaaatatggactgtatgaatggttagttatgccttttggattatctaatgcacctagtactttcatgaggcttatgaatcatgtaatgcgtccatttattggtaaatttgtggttgtttattttgatgacattttaatatatagccgaaatttggatgaccatgtgga includes the following:
- the LOC132800396 gene encoding brassinosteroid LRR receptor kinase BRL3-like; the encoded protein is MSSEPSLSHFTKFNFLLYFFLWLLSSQLIKFQVVAQPLNDDDVSASGIIAEKLDLKPLPDFDEDQYCNNTAAAYEAGVYCDCSYNSSTLCHIVAISLSNRGLTGIIPAELANLTYLERLDLSNNKLHGEIPDELGTLKFLYIIDLSNNQLTGEIPRSLGNLNPYVMRIHPRLLDQQPVGVLTQYK